DNA sequence from the Candidatus Planktophila sulfonica genome:
AACGCGTTCGCGAACAGCCGTGTGCTCAGCAAGGACACCTGCTCCGGGATACTCGATAGGCATAAGCCAGCCTCCGAAATCGGCCATCTTCGCCTGGAGGTCTACATGCTTCTGATGCAAAGGTGAGTTTTTCACAGCAACAACTTACACTTACGCTCTCGCATCTGCTCAGTTACGGCAGAGTGAAATCAATCAATTAAGTGTTAGCTAGAGGAGCCACTATGACCACGATCCGCCTTTCAGACGGAATTGTTAAAGATGATGTTCTAGTCGTTGGGTTGGCCTCTAAGAGTTCTAAGTCTTCAAAGGCTGGGGCCGTTTCTCTTCAGATTGAATCAGGTGATCTCGCGATTGATACCAAGGTTCTCATGCAGGCGCTTTCCGATTTGGGCGCTACCGGAAAAGCCGACGAAGTAATCAAGGTCCCTAGTACTTCCACCCGCCTCATTGTTTTTACTGGTCTTGGAAAAGCTTCAACGCATTACGATCACGAAGTATTGCGTCGCGCAGCAGGGGCTGCAGCTCGTGCGCTAGCCGGAAATTCAAGTGCCACATTTTCACTCCCTGCCAAGAACGCTGCAGCAGTAAAGGCGATCGCTGAAGGTGCAGCGCTTGGCTCATATCTATTCGATCAATTTAGAGGTTCAACCAAGAGCGCGCAAAAGGCTCCTCTGAAATCGGTCACAGTTCATACAGATTTAGCATCAAAGACGGATGTAAAGTCAGTGGCAAAGTCAGCTGAAATCATCGGTACGTATACAAACTTGGTACGCGACTTAATCAATACACCTCCAAGCCACCTCACCCCTGAAACTTTCTGCAAGGCAATTACAGATGCAGTTAAGAAAGCAGGCGGTGCATCTGTTGGACTTAAAGTTTCAGTGATGACTGATACGCAATTGAAGTCAAAGGGTTACGGCGGAATTATCGGAGTAGGTCAAGGTTCTGCAAATCCTCCACGTTTACTTCACATCTCATATACGCCAAAGGGTGCAAAAGCCAAGAAGAAGTACGCCTTCGTTGGCAAGGGAATCACATTTGATACCGGTGGTCTTGCTCTTAAGCCAGCTCTTGGCATGGAAGCAATGAAGTCAGATATGTCTGGCGCTGCTGCTGTTTGTGCTGCAACTATTGCAATCGCACTTCTTAAGTTGCCTGTCGCAATCGAAACGTGGGCTCCTCTTGCCGAGAATATGGTCAGCGATACAGCAACCCGTCCTAGCGATGTCATCACAATGTACGGCGGTAAGACTGTCGAAGTTCTCAATCCAGATGCTGAAGGTCGTCTCGTT
Encoded proteins:
- a CDS encoding leucyl aminopeptidase; its protein translation is MTTIRLSDGIVKDDVLVVGLASKSSKSSKAGAVSLQIESGDLAIDTKVLMQALSDLGATGKADEVIKVPSTSTRLIVFTGLGKASTHYDHEVLRRAAGAAARALAGNSSATFSLPAKNAAAVKAIAEGAALGSYLFDQFRGSTKSAQKAPLKSVTVHTDLASKTDVKSVAKSAEIIGTYTNLVRDLINTPPSHLTPETFCKAITDAVKKAGGASVGLKVSVMTDTQLKSKGYGGIIGVGQGSANPPRLLHISYTPKGAKAKKKYAFVGKGITFDTGGLALKPALGMEAMKSDMSGAAAVCAATIAIALLKLPVAIETWAPLAENMVSDTATRPSDVITMYGGKTVEVLNPDAEGRLVLGDALVRAQEIKDLDGIVDVATLTGAQVVALGTRTSAVMTNNPEFSSHFMDVTKETGEAFWPMPLPVELRASLDSPVADLANIGERMGGMLVAGLFLKDFVSDELPWLHLDIAGPAYNESQPHGYTPVGGTGVALRSLVQLAVAASA